The following DNA comes from Novosphingobium sp. PP1Y.
CTTCAAGGACGCCAAGATCATGTTCGCCCCGGGCAAGGCTGCCAATGCCGGCGGCGTGGCGGTGTCGGGTCTCGAAATGAGCCAGAATTCCGGGCGCCGTCCCTGGACCGAGGCGGAACTGCAGCAGATGCTCAAGGACATCATGTCCGGCATCCATGCCCGCTGCCTGACTTACGGCGAACGCGGTGGCGGCTATGTCGATTACGTTCGCGGCGCCAATATCGCCGGGTTCAAGAAAGTCGCCGATGCCATGCTGGCGTTCGGCGTGGTGTAACAGGGCTGGAGGGGCGCATGTCCGAAACGGTGAAGCCAGAGGAAGCCGCTTCGGACGTGCCTGCCTGCCATGGACCCGCCCGCCATGAGCCCGACCGCAGGCAGGCCGGGCTCTACGACGACAGGACCTATTCGGTGCACGCCATCCACATGGTGCGCACTGCCATGACCAATCACGCCGTGCTCAGCCAGATGGCCGATCACAAGGCGAATATCCTCATGGGCGTGACATTCCTCGTGTTCACCTTGTCGGTGAGCGCGTTCGGCGGCGGCAACTACCGCGTCTCGCTGCTCATCCTCGTCCTCTCCGCTTTCCTGTCGGCGCTGTTCGCGATGGCGGCGGTGACGCCAAAGGTGACTCCGCCAAAGTTGTCGGACGACGAGCTGGACAATCTTCTCTTCTTCGGGGTCTTTACCGGATTGCCGCAGGAGGAATTCATCGACCGTGCCATGCAGCGTGCAGAAACCGATGGCCGGGTGCTGAGCACGATGTTGCGGGACATCTACCAGAACGGCGTGGTGCTCCAGCGCAAGAAGTATCGCTATCTTTCCTATGCCTTCCGAACCTTTCGGATCGGTCTGGTTCTGGCGTTCGCCGCCTTCGTGCTGGAAGCTGCGGTCCCTATCTTTTGATTCGCGTCGAGGTGCCGGGATGAAAAAAATCTCGTCTTGCGACAGAAAATCACCTTGACGAAAATCATTTCTTTGCAATTGCTTGGGTGATTCTTTCACGAATTTAATTCGCTGCGAGCCTTGGCTACGTGCAATTACGTAGTTGCCCAATCTCACCTCATCGAGATAACTCGAGATATAGCCAAAATGGGGTGGATGAACGTGGGGATCGCACCGAACGGTGCGGGCGAGGCCCCTGTTCGTCCAGCGGATTGGACAAAAACATGGGGTCGCAAGCCAATGTACCAAGGGAATTTCCACCTGTTTCTGGTGGATCAGAATCAAAAGCGCCGCGCGACGGTGAGCTACGAAATGTCGAAGCGTGGCATCTATATCGTTCCTTTCGAAGCGGTTGAGGAACTGGCATCGCGCTGGCCCGATGCGGGCATGATTCTCATCGCGGACGACAACAACAACATCGCCACGCTCACCCACCTCATGCTGCAGATGGAGAAATGGCTTCCCTTCGTCGCCTTTGCTGAAAATCCGACGACGTCGCAGATCGTGCGGGCCGTGAATGAAGGTGCGGTGGGCTACAGCGACAGCCCGACCAATGTCGACGAATTCTGCAAGACGGTCGAGGAAGCGCGCGTCTCCATAGACCGCATCGGCCACATCCGCGCGCGCGCGATCCGGGCCAAGAAGTCGATCGAAAGCCTGACGCGCCGTGAAATGGAAGTGCTGGAAGGTCTTGCCCAGGGTCTGACCAACCGCGCCGTCGCCGAGCAGCTCGAAATCAGCCACCGGACCGTGGAAATCCACCGCGCGAACCTGCTCACCAAGCTGGGCGATGTCGGCATCAACGCCGCAATCCGCCTGCTCATCGAGGCGCGCATCATCTGAAGCTGCGTCCCCGGGCGCCTCAAGGGCGGTACCGACAAATCGAGAAGTTTACACAGGCCCGTCCGAACCGCTTGGTTTGGGCGGGCCTGTTGGCTCTATCGGGAAGGGAAAATGGTGCCGGCTACAGGATTCGAACCCGTGGCCCCCTGATTACAAATCAGGTGCTCTACCAACTGAGCTAAGCCGGCCCGGTGCGGCGCGCTGTCGCGGCTGCACGAAACAAGTCCGGCGCCCTTACCGCGAGGCAGGGGCGCCGGTCCAGAGTTTTATGCGTTGGGTGCAAACGCTTTTGGATCAGAAGACCGCGTGCGGTGCGTCTTCGTGCATCATCGCCTGGCGAACCAGAGGGATCGGCGGGCCGCCGTAGCTCAGGAAGCTGTCGTGGAACTGCTTCCATGCGCCGCGACCGCCACGGCTGGCGGTCCAGTCGTCGCGCAGCTTGCGGATCATCAGCTTGCCCAGCGTGTAGTTGAGGTAGGCCGGGTCGTAGGTCCCGCGCGCGGCCTGCTGTTCGGCCGTGCCCTCGTCCTGGTAGCATTCGTCCATGAACATGCGCTTGGACTGCTCCTGCGTCATGCCGCGGGCGTGCAGCCCGATGGCTGACAGATAGCGGCAGTTGCGCAGCAGGGCGTTGGAGAGCTGGCCGACGTGGACGCCGGGATCGCCGTCACCGAGGCCCGCATCCCACATCATTTCCTCGGCATAGTGCGCCCACCCTTCGGCGAAGGCATAGCCCACCCACAGGCGGCCCACCCATGACGGCGAGCGGTTCGAGTGGAGGAACTGCAGGAAGTGGCCGGGCATGACTTCATGGACCGAGGTGAACAGCAGGTCGTTCTTGCCCGGAATGTAGTCCTGCTGCTTCTGCTTGGACCACGAAGGGTCCGGCGGCGAGATGTAATAGATCGAGGGGATGCCCTTCTCGAACGGTCCGGGCGGGTCGATGTAGGCGGAGTTCTGCCGGTTGTAGGGCGGGCTTTCCTCGACCAGCGCCTGCTCGGTTCCCGGGATCGTCACCAGGTCGTGCGCGCGCACGAAGGCAGTGAGATCGGGGATCTGCTTGCGCGCGGCGGTGACCGGTCCACCCTCTGGCTTGTCGGCCCGCATCTTGTCGAAACAGCCCTGGATGTCCTTGCCCGGGGCATAGGCGGCGCAGGCTTTCTTCAGCGCCTCCTGGTTGCGCTTGAGATCGGCCTGACCCACCGCTTCAAGCTCGTCCAGCGGGGCATCGACCGCTTCGGTCGCGGCCAGCATGCGCGAGAAACGCTCGGCTCCCAGCGCGAAGTCCTGCGTCGGCGTGGCTGCGGCGAGCCAGTCGGCGAGTTGTTGCATGGCATTTGCCGCAGCTTCGGACGTGGCCTTGAACTCGGCCTGCAGCGCAGGGTCCTGTACGTCGGCAAAGGCTGCGCGGGCATCGCCGCGATAGTACTCCGCGAAACCGCCGAAGCCGGCGACGCCCAGCTTGATGAAGCTGGCGGGCATCTGGGGCTTGAGGTTGGCGCGGATGTTCTTCGCGGCAGTCGGCACCGCCTTGAAGAAACCGATCATGGCCTTCATCCGCGTTGCCTTGTCGGCATAGTTGCGGCTGACATAGACGTTCGGGTCGAGCCCGCCGTTGATGTACCAGGTTGGGTTTGTGTGCGGCTGGTCGGCATCTTCGATCCAGAAGAGGCTGCCCTTGGCAACCTGCACCAGGTAATCGCGCTCGAACCTGTCGGCGTCGGACAGGCCGGTGAAGGCGTTCGCCCGGTCGATGACCGAGTGGAGGAAGGCGGCACGTTTGGCGAGACCGGCTTCGCTCCAGTCGGGCAGCCTGCCGTCGAACTGGTGTGCGCCCTGATAGACGGCGAAGGCAGGGTCCTGGATCATCCAGTCGTCGATGGTCTTCTGGACGAAGGCCTTCCACGCGCTTGCCGGAGCCTCGGCCGCAGGTGCGGCCGCCATCGGCGCTTCGGGAGGGGGCGCGGCGGTTGCACAGGCTCCCATTGCAAGGCAGGCCAGACCTGCCAGCAGTTTGTGTTTCATGTGATAGTGTGTCCCTATCGGTTTGGTGGAGCGACGCCCGGACCGGGGGGAGGGGCGCCCTCGATGGGACAGGTTGTGGTCTATACCGCGCCGAAGGTCCAGCCCTCGGTGCAGGCCAATTCCGGCGTCAGTTCAGCCGGTTGCCAGAGTGCCGGATCGCAGGCGGCGCGGCGCAGCCAGGCGGCGGTGAGCAGCGCGTCGCTGGTGTGATCGTCGATCGCGCCGCTGCCCCGGGCGGGCGGGGAACCCAGCGCCGCGAGCGCGTCAGCCAAGGCCTCGAACGTCGTCATCTTGGCGCGGGAAGGCGAGCGGCCTGCCGCTACGGCGGCCAGCGTCGTGTAGATCTCGACGATGACGGACCCGCGCGCCGGCAGCGGGTCGATGGGCCAGACCGGCACTGTGCCGCCAAGGCGATGGAGCATGCGCATCCCGGTCAGGCTGGACTTGCCGACTTGTGCCGCGCCGACGAGGTTGAAGTTCGAATAGGGCTTGCAGCCCGCGCGGGCCTGCGCCTCCTCGGTCACGCGCATCCGCCCGCGCCGATGTGCCGCGCCGGGCAGGTGGAATTGCTGGCCCTCCCGCCCGCCGTGACGGCGAAAATAGGCGCTGGCCCTGGCGTGGTCGACGAAACTGGTGGCGCATAGGTCCGCATCGCCCGCGCAGACCGCATCGATCAGCGCCCAGAGCGCGCGGGCATCGCCGGGGCTTTCGTTCCAGCCGGGGAAGAAGGCCCCGGCGTCGGCGAAAGGCAGCGAGATGCCGAGGTCGAGCCCGACCAGGGTGTCGTCGGGCAGGTCGTGCAATAGATGATCGAGTACGTCCTGCCGCGACCAGACGGCGTGATTGCGCGGGCGCACGATTTGCGGCGCTGCGCCGCTGAGGTCGCACAGGCCGACCGCGATGCCTTTCTGGCGCGGGCCGACAGCGCCGGACCAGTCGATCGCCATGAAGTGGCGAAAGCGCGGCCCGCCATGCGCCGCGGCGTTCACTGCTCGCGCCGCTCGGCGCGCTTGCGGTTCCACCAGTCGATGCGCTTGAGGATCTCGCGTTCGAAACCGCGCTCTACCGGCGCATAGTAGGTCTGCGGAGCCATCTCTTCGGGCCAGTAATTGTCGCCGGAAAAGCCGTCGGGCGCGTCGTGGTCGTAGGCGTAGTCCTTGCCGTAGCCGATGTCCTTCATAAGCTTGGTCGGCGCGTTCAGGATGTTGGCCGGCGGGCTGAGCGAACCGGTTTCCTTTGCGCTGCGGAACGAGGACTTGAACGCCATGTAGGCCGCATTCGATTTGGGGGCGGTGGCGAGGTAGAGGCAGGCCTGCACGATCGCCAGTTCGCCTTCGGGCGAGCCGAGGAATTCGTAGGCATCCTTGGCAGCAAGGCACTGGACGAGGGCCTGGGGATCGGCCAGTCCGACGTCTTCCGAGGCGAAACGCACCAGGCGGCGCAGGACGTAGAGCGGTTCCTCGCCCGCCGTCAGCATTCGGGCGAGATAGTAGAGCGCGGCCTGCGGATCGGATCCGCGCAGGCTTTTGTGCAGCGCCGAGATCAGGTTGTAGTGGCCGTCGCGGTCCTTGTCATAGACGGCCACGCGCCGCTGCAGGAACTGGCCGAGCCCGGCCGGGTCGAGCTTTTCCGCGATCTTGGCGGCATAGAGCGTCTCGGCCTGATTGAGCAGGAAGCGGCCATCGCCGTCGGCCGATGCGATCAGCGCCTCACGCGCCGCGGCATCGAGGGGGAGGGGGCCTTCCAGCGCCTCGGCCTTGTCGATCAGCGCACCCAGCGCCCCGGCGTCGAGGCGGTGCAGGATCAGCACTTGCGCCCGGCTCAGGAGGGCGGCGTTGAGCGCGAAGCTGGGGTTCTCGGTCGTCGCCCCGACGAGGGTGACGGTGCCGCGCTCGACGAAGGGCAGGAAGCCATCCTGCTGGGCCCGGTTGAAGCGGTGGATCTCGTCCACGAATAGCAGGGTGCGTTGCCCGGCCCTTGCGGCCACTTCGGCCTCTGCGAAGGCCTTCTTGAGGTCTGCCACCCCGGAAAAGACGGCGGAGACCGCGGCAAAGCGCATGCCCACGGCATCGGCCAGCAGGCGCGCCGTGCTCGTCTTGCCGGTGCCGGGCGGACCCCACAGGATCATCGAGGACAGGCGTCCGGCCGCGACCATGCGTCCGATCGCGCCTTCCGGACCGGTCAGGTGCTCCTGCCCGACCACGTCGGCCAGCGTGCGCGGTCGCAGCCGGTCGGCGAGCGGAGCATCCTCGCGCGGTTCGTCGGGAGGCGTTGCGGGAATATCTTCGGCAAACAGGTCGGCCATGGGGCCTATCTAGCGAGAGTCGCCCGCAATTGCACCGGTCTGCCGCGCGCGATAGGCTTGCGCCCACAAGGAAATGCAAAATGGTGGGATGCGATGGACAAAGCGACCGGCGTAGGGACCCCTTGGTACTTCTGGGTGGCAGCGCTGCTGTCGATCCCGTGGAATGCCTTCGGCTGCCTCGACTTCACCCTGACGGTGACGCGCAGCCCGACCTACCTTGCGCAGTTTCCGCCCGACATGATCGACTACATCGACACGTTTCCCGCCTGGTCCATCGTCGCCTGGGCACTGGGCACGTGGGGCGCGCTGCTTGGCTCGGTCCTGCTGGTCATGCGCTCGCGCTGGGCGATAGCGGCTTTCGCCGCCTCGCTGCTCGGTCTTGCGCTGACTACGGTCTATCAGTGGACCAGCGATGCGCCCGCGGCCGTCACCGGGGCGGGCGGCATGGTGATGAGCGCGTTGATCTGGATCGTCGCCATCGCCCTGCTCTGGTTCGCCGTGCGCATGCGTGCGCTTTACGTGCTTTCCTGAGAGCGCCTGCGCGCGGTCAGGCCCTGGCGCCGGACTTCTGGCGGATCAGGCGGATGTAGGTGTCGGCAACCGCCTGGTTGATCTTGTCCCAGCTGAACTCGGCGGCGCGATCCTCGCCTGCCTTGCCGTGCGAGAGCCGCAGTGCCGGGTCTTCGATATAGGCCTTGAGCGCCTCGGCGAACTGGTGGATCGCGCCGGGCGGCAGGAGGCGGCCGGAAACGCGATCGTCGACTAGGCTCTGGCTGCCGGTTGCGGCAGCGGCGACGACGGGCAGACCGCAGGCCATCGCCTCCAGCGTCACGTTCCCGAAAGTCTCGGTGACCGAGGGATTGAACAGCAGGTCCATGCTGGCGACGGCGCGGCCCAGGTCCGCGCCCTGCTGGAAACCGACGAAAGCGGCGCCGGGAAGGCGCGCCTCGAACCACTCGCGCGCCGGACCCTCGCCGATGACGAGGACCTTGTACTTCACCTTGCGGCGGCGCAGTTCGTCGAGCGTGTCGGAAAAGACGTCGAGGCCCTTTTCCATGACGAGCCGGCCCAGAA
Coding sequences within:
- a CDS encoding DUF885 domain-containing protein; translation: MKHKLLAGLACLAMGACATAAPPPEAPMAAAPAAEAPASAWKAFVQKTIDDWMIQDPAFAVYQGAHQFDGRLPDWSEAGLAKRAAFLHSVIDRANAFTGLSDADRFERDYLVQVAKGSLFWIEDADQPHTNPTWYINGGLDPNVYVSRNYADKATRMKAMIGFFKAVPTAAKNIRANLKPQMPASFIKLGVAGFGGFAEYYRGDARAAFADVQDPALQAEFKATSEAAANAMQQLADWLAAATPTQDFALGAERFSRMLAATEAVDAPLDELEAVGQADLKRNQEALKKACAAYAPGKDIQGCFDKMRADKPEGGPVTAARKQIPDLTAFVRAHDLVTIPGTEQALVEESPPYNRQNSAYIDPPGPFEKGIPSIYYISPPDPSWSKQKQQDYIPGKNDLLFTSVHEVMPGHFLQFLHSNRSPSWVGRLWVGYAFAEGWAHYAEEMMWDAGLGDGDPGVHVGQLSNALLRNCRYLSAIGLHARGMTQEQSKRMFMDECYQDEGTAEQQAARGTYDPAYLNYTLGKLMIRKLRDDWTASRGGRGAWKQFHDSFLSYGGPPIPLVRQAMMHEDAPHAVF
- a CDS encoding replication-associated recombination protein A — its product is MADLFAEDIPATPPDEPREDAPLADRLRPRTLADVVGQEHLTGPEGAIGRMVAAGRLSSMILWGPPGTGKTSTARLLADAVGMRFAAVSAVFSGVADLKKAFAEAEVAARAGQRTLLFVDEIHRFNRAQQDGFLPFVERGTVTLVGATTENPSFALNAALLSRAQVLILHRLDAGALGALIDKAEALEGPLPLDAAAREALIASADGDGRFLLNQAETLYAAKIAEKLDPAGLGQFLQRRVAVYDKDRDGHYNLISALHKSLRGSDPQAALYYLARMLTAGEEPLYVLRRLVRFASEDVGLADPQALVQCLAAKDAYEFLGSPEGELAIVQACLYLATAPKSNAAYMAFKSSFRSAKETGSLSPPANILNAPTKLMKDIGYGKDYAYDHDAPDGFSGDNYWPEEMAPQTYYAPVERGFEREILKRIDWWNRKRAERREQ
- a CDS encoding response regulator transcription factor, translated to MDQNQKRRATVSYEMSKRGIYIVPFEAVEELASRWPDAGMILIADDNNNIATLTHLMLQMEKWLPFVAFAENPTTSQIVRAVNEGAVGYSDSPTNVDEFCKTVEEARVSIDRIGHIRARAIRAKKSIESLTRREMEVLEGLAQGLTNRAVAEQLEISHRTVEIHRANLLTKLGDVGINAAIRLLIEARII
- a CDS encoding Pycsar system effector family protein; translated protein: MSETVKPEEAASDVPACHGPARHEPDRRQAGLYDDRTYSVHAIHMVRTAMTNHAVLSQMADHKANILMGVTFLVFTLSVSAFGGGNYRVSLLILVLSAFLSALFAMAAVTPKVTPPKLSDDELDNLLFFGVFTGLPQEEFIDRAMQRAETDGRVLSTMLRDIYQNGVVLQRKKYRYLSYAFRTFRIGLVLAFAAFVLEAAVPIF